Proteins from a single region of Rhea pennata isolate bPtePen1 chromosome 4, bPtePen1.pri, whole genome shotgun sequence:
- the CLGN gene encoding calmegin isoform X1, producing the protein MHFQWDWLCLGVLIISSVTAEIENEENQDTDVEVEDFDKQSEDGNVDKDKSSLEVVYQTPKPTGDVYFTETFDGILAGWVLSKTKKEDTDDNIAKYDGRWEVEELKESTVPGDRGLVLKSMAKHHAISAMLIKSFIFDNKPLIVQYEVNFQEGIDCGGAYIKLLSRSDDLDLEYFFDKTPYTIMFGPDKCGEDYKLHFIFRHKNPKTGEYDEKHAKRPDVDLKKFYLDKKTHLYTLVLKPDDTFEMLIDQSVVSKGSLLEDMVPPVNPPKEIEDPNDKKPDDWDERLKIPDPNAVKPDDWDEDEPSKIEDPNAVKPEGWLDDEPEYIPDPNAKKPEDWDEEMDGDWEAPQIPNPKCETAPGCGQWVRPMMNNPNYKGKWKPPMIDNPNYQGIWSPRKISNPDYFEDRHPFEMTAVSAIGLELWSMTSDIYFDNFIICSEKEVADRWAADGWGLKKLVASANEPGMFTQLVTAAEDHPWLWVLYILTLALPVGLGVLFCWPAKKIDEDTDFKKLEIPKPITKGELEQEGQELEDDEVKLEEEKENEEEIAEDERRELEETKREMMKETKQMGRLIREEPRIARLSEGEGGEDTDEEEENEVEDGSQEGDKSNKSGSEDEMKEADEGTGSGDGPLKSVRKRRVRKD; encoded by the exons ATGCACTTCCAGTGGGACTGGCTATGCTTGGGTGTCCTGATAATTAGCTCAGTAACTgcagaaattgaaaatgaagaaaatcaggaTACAGATGTTGAAGTAGAGGATTTTGACAAGCAATCTGAAGATGGTAATGTTGACAAAGATAAATCTTCTTTGGAG gTTGTGTACCAGACTCCAAAGCCTACTGGGGATGTATACTTTACAGAAACCTTTGATGGAATATTGGCTGG GTGGGTGTTGTCTAAAACCAAGAAAGAAGACACAGATGATAACATCGCAAAGTATGATG gaagATGGGAAGtagaagagctgaaagaaaGCACAGTGCCTGGAGATAGAGGATTAGTGTTAAAATCAATGGCAAAGCATCATGCAATATCAGCTATGctaataaaatcatttatttttgataataaACCTTTGATTGTTCA ATACGAAGTGAATTTTCAAGAAGGCATTGACTGTGGTGGTGCATATATTAAACTTCTCTCCAGAAGTGATGACTTGGATCTG GAATACTTTTTTGACAAAACACCTTATACTATTATGTTTGGACCAGATAAGTGTGGAGAAGACTACAAACTACACTTTATCTTCAGACATAAGAATCCTAAAACTGGAGAATATgatgaaaaacatgcaaaacgACCTGATGTAGACctaaaaaaattctatttggACAAGAAGACACACCTCTATACTCTTG tGCTGAAACCAGATGATACATTTGAAATGTTAATTGACCAATCGGTTGTCAGTAAAGGAAGTCTTCTTGAGGATATGGTTCCCCCAGTAAACCCACCTAAAGAAATAGAGGATCCTAATGATAAGAAGCCTGATGACTGGGATGAGAGACTGAAAATTCCAGATCCCAATGCTGTCAAACCAGATGACTG GGATGAAGATGAGCCTTCCAAAATAGAAGATCCTAATGCTGTTAAGCCTGAGGGATGGCTTGATGATGAACCAGAGTATATTCCAGATCCTAATGCAAAAAAACCTGAGGACTG GGATGAAGAAATGGATGGTGACTGGGAAGCTCCTCAGATCCCAAATCCCAAGTGTGAGACTGCACCTGGTTGCGGTCAATGGGTGCGTCCCATGATGAATAATCCAAACtataaaggaaaatggaaaccACCTATGATAGATAATCCTAACTATCAG ggaATCTGGAGTCCTCGAAAAATTTCTAACCCAGACTATTTTGAAGATCGTCACCCATTTGAGATGACCGCTGTCAGTGCTATTGGTTTAGAGCTCTGGTCTATGACATCAGATATCTACTTTGATAACTTCATTATATGCTCGGAAAAAGAAGTAGCAGATCGCTGGGCAGCAGATGGCTGGGGCTTGAAGAAATTAGTTGCAAGTGCTAACGAG CCTGGTATGTTCACTCAGTTGGTAACTGCAGCAGAAGACCATCCATGGCTTTGGGTTCTTTACATCTTGACTTTAGCTCTCCCTGTTGGTCTGGGTGTGCTGTTCTGTTGGCCAGCAAAG AAGATAGATGAAGATACTGACTTCAAAAAGCTTGAAATACCTAAGCCAATTACAAAGGGAGAGCTAGAACAAGAGGGACAGGAGTTAGAAGATGATGAAGtaaaactggaagaagaaaaagaaaatgaagaagagatTGCTGAAGATG aaagaagagagctggaggagacaaaaagagagatgatgaaggaaacaaagcagatgGGAAG GCTGATCAGAGAGGAGCCTAGAATTGCGAGACTCA GTGAGGGTGAAGGTGGTGAAGATACtgatgaagaagaggaaaatgaagttGAAGATGGAAGCCAAGAAGGTGATAAATCAAATAAATCTGGTTCAGAAGATGAG atgaaAGAAGCTGATGAAGGCACAGGTTCTGGAGATGgtccactgaaatcagtacGCAAAAGGAGAGTACGAAaggactaa
- the SCOC gene encoding short coiled-coil protein isoform X2 encodes MMNADMDAVEAENQLELEEKTRLINQVLELQHTLEDLSARVDAVKEENLKLKSENQVLGQYIENLMSASSVFQTTDTKSKRK; translated from the exons ATGATGAATGCTGACATGGATG CTGTTGAAGCTGAGAATCAGTTGGAGTTAGAAGAGAAAACACGGCTTATTAATCAAGTTTTGGAACTGCAGCATACACTTGAAG ATCTGTCAGCACGAGTAGATGCTGTCAAGGAAGAAAACTTgaaactgaaatcagaaaacCAAGTTCTTGGACAGTATATAGAAAATCTGATGTCAGCATCTAGTGTTTTCCAAACAACtgacacaaaaagcaaaaggaagtaA
- the CLGN gene encoding calmegin isoform X2, which produces MHFQWDWLCLGVLIISSVTAEIENEENQDTDVEVEDFDKQSEDGNVDKDKSSLEVVYQTPKPTGDVYFTETFDGILAGWVLSKTKKEDTDDNIAKYDGRWEVEELKESTVPGDRGLVLKSMAKHHAISAMLIKSFIFDNKPLIVQYEVNFQEGIDCGGAYIKLLSRSDDLDLEYFFDKTPYTIMFGPDKCGEDYKLHFIFRHKNPKTGEYDEKHAKRPDVDLKKFYLDKKTHLYTLVLKPDDTFEMLIDQSVVSKGSLLEDMVPPVNPPKEIEDPNDKKPDDWDERLKIPDPNAVKPDDWDEDEPSKIEDPNAVKPEGWLDDEPEYIPDPNAKKPEDWDEEMDGDWEAPQIPNPKCETAPGCGQWVRPMMNNPNYKGKWKPPMIDNPNYQGIWSPRKISNPDYFEDRHPFEMTAVSAIGLELWSMTSDIYFDNFIICSEKEVADRWAADGWGLKKLVASANEPGMFTQLVTAAEDHPWLWVLYILTLALPVGLGVLFCWPAKKIDEDTDFKKLEIPKPITKGELEQEGQELEDDEVKLEEEKENEEEIAEDERRELEETKREMMKETKQMGRKDPSSEGEGEGGEDTDEEEENEVEDGSQEGDKSNKSGSEDEMKEADEGTGSGDGPLKSVRKRRVRKD; this is translated from the exons ATGCACTTCCAGTGGGACTGGCTATGCTTGGGTGTCCTGATAATTAGCTCAGTAACTgcagaaattgaaaatgaagaaaatcaggaTACAGATGTTGAAGTAGAGGATTTTGACAAGCAATCTGAAGATGGTAATGTTGACAAAGATAAATCTTCTTTGGAG gTTGTGTACCAGACTCCAAAGCCTACTGGGGATGTATACTTTACAGAAACCTTTGATGGAATATTGGCTGG GTGGGTGTTGTCTAAAACCAAGAAAGAAGACACAGATGATAACATCGCAAAGTATGATG gaagATGGGAAGtagaagagctgaaagaaaGCACAGTGCCTGGAGATAGAGGATTAGTGTTAAAATCAATGGCAAAGCATCATGCAATATCAGCTATGctaataaaatcatttatttttgataataaACCTTTGATTGTTCA ATACGAAGTGAATTTTCAAGAAGGCATTGACTGTGGTGGTGCATATATTAAACTTCTCTCCAGAAGTGATGACTTGGATCTG GAATACTTTTTTGACAAAACACCTTATACTATTATGTTTGGACCAGATAAGTGTGGAGAAGACTACAAACTACACTTTATCTTCAGACATAAGAATCCTAAAACTGGAGAATATgatgaaaaacatgcaaaacgACCTGATGTAGACctaaaaaaattctatttggACAAGAAGACACACCTCTATACTCTTG tGCTGAAACCAGATGATACATTTGAAATGTTAATTGACCAATCGGTTGTCAGTAAAGGAAGTCTTCTTGAGGATATGGTTCCCCCAGTAAACCCACCTAAAGAAATAGAGGATCCTAATGATAAGAAGCCTGATGACTGGGATGAGAGACTGAAAATTCCAGATCCCAATGCTGTCAAACCAGATGACTG GGATGAAGATGAGCCTTCCAAAATAGAAGATCCTAATGCTGTTAAGCCTGAGGGATGGCTTGATGATGAACCAGAGTATATTCCAGATCCTAATGCAAAAAAACCTGAGGACTG GGATGAAGAAATGGATGGTGACTGGGAAGCTCCTCAGATCCCAAATCCCAAGTGTGAGACTGCACCTGGTTGCGGTCAATGGGTGCGTCCCATGATGAATAATCCAAACtataaaggaaaatggaaaccACCTATGATAGATAATCCTAACTATCAG ggaATCTGGAGTCCTCGAAAAATTTCTAACCCAGACTATTTTGAAGATCGTCACCCATTTGAGATGACCGCTGTCAGTGCTATTGGTTTAGAGCTCTGGTCTATGACATCAGATATCTACTTTGATAACTTCATTATATGCTCGGAAAAAGAAGTAGCAGATCGCTGGGCAGCAGATGGCTGGGGCTTGAAGAAATTAGTTGCAAGTGCTAACGAG CCTGGTATGTTCACTCAGTTGGTAACTGCAGCAGAAGACCATCCATGGCTTTGGGTTCTTTACATCTTGACTTTAGCTCTCCCTGTTGGTCTGGGTGTGCTGTTCTGTTGGCCAGCAAAG AAGATAGATGAAGATACTGACTTCAAAAAGCTTGAAATACCTAAGCCAATTACAAAGGGAGAGCTAGAACAAGAGGGACAGGAGTTAGAAGATGATGAAGtaaaactggaagaagaaaaagaaaatgaagaagagatTGCTGAAGATG aaagaagagagctggaggagacaaaaagagagatgatgaaggaaacaaagcagatgGGAAGGAAGGATCCTTCTTCAG AAGGTGAGGGTGAAGGTGGTGAAGATACtgatgaagaagaggaaaatgaagttGAAGATGGAAGCCAAGAAGGTGATAAATCAAATAAATCTGGTTCAGAAGATGAG atgaaAGAAGCTGATGAAGGCACAGGTTCTGGAGATGgtccactgaaatcagtacGCAAAAGGAGAGTACGAAaggactaa